The Enteractinococcus fodinae genome has a segment encoding these proteins:
- the phnD gene encoding phosphate/phosphite/phosphonate ABC transporter substrate-binding protein yields the protein MRAKMKSMFAVAGIAALAMTGCVSDTEDDANAGTNGETTEDTAGGSDEPLVLGLVPSQDSAQLVEDGERLADLLAEELDRDVEAYVSDNYAGLVTAMQTGQAHIGMFGPIALVQAVDQADADVVLQAVRYGSDTYVTQWFTNDPDTYCLDEPVMGTSAGGEHEMLFCNGTDEASEGPIGEEALELIEAGDTISFVDEGSASGYYYPATQLQQLSGLDPFSDIDAQFAGGHPNSVLNVFNGEISVGVSYDDARQDVYEEEETVGEEVVVFGYSESIPNDGVAVAGDLTDEEQQAITDAFMALTETEEGLTALDEVYGIEDLTEANLDALDAARDVAANFGDEE from the coding sequence ATGCGCGCCAAAATGAAATCGATGTTCGCCGTGGCCGGTATCGCCGCACTGGCGATGACCGGTTGCGTGTCTGACACCGAAGATGATGCCAATGCCGGAACCAACGGTGAAACCACTGAAGACACCGCAGGCGGATCGGATGAACCCTTAGTCTTGGGTCTGGTGCCATCACAGGATTCGGCTCAGCTTGTTGAGGACGGGGAACGCCTGGCCGACCTGCTGGCCGAAGAACTTGACCGCGATGTTGAAGCCTACGTTTCAGACAACTACGCCGGACTGGTTACCGCGATGCAGACCGGTCAGGCGCACATCGGGATGTTCGGTCCCATCGCGCTGGTGCAGGCCGTTGATCAGGCCGATGCCGATGTCGTCCTGCAGGCCGTCCGCTACGGTTCTGACACCTACGTGACCCAGTGGTTCACCAACGATCCGGACACCTACTGTCTCGATGAACCCGTCATGGGCACCTCGGCAGGCGGCGAGCACGAAATGCTGTTCTGCAACGGCACCGACGAAGCCTCCGAAGGCCCAATCGGCGAAGAAGCACTCGAACTGATCGAAGCCGGCGACACCATCTCGTTCGTCGACGAAGGCTCCGCATCCGGGTACTACTACCCAGCCACGCAGCTGCAACAGCTTTCCGGACTGGACCCGTTTTCCGACATTGACGCCCAGTTCGCCGGTGGCCACCCGAACTCCGTACTCAACGTCTTCAACGGCGAGATCTCCGTGGGCGTCAGCTACGACGACGCTCGCCAAGACGTCTACGAAGAAGAAGAAACCGTGGGCGAAGAAGTTGTGGTCTTCGGATACTCCGAGTCCATCCCGAACGACGGCGTGGCCGTTGCGGGAGACCTGACCGACGAAGAACAGCAAGCCATCACCGATGCGTTCATGGCACTGACCGAAACCGAAGAAGGCCTGACCGCACTCGACGAGGTCTACGGCATCGAAGACCTGACCGAGGCCAACCTTGATGCACTGGATGCCGCGCGTGATGTTGCCGCGAACTTCGGCGACGAAGAATAA
- a CDS encoding HAD family hydrolase, translating into MAQEMVIVHEAQRWDGFQLVVFDFDGTLCLGDDPVLTYAQRVDEALAERSVSDNGTKGHPTSRRVSVREAVQRGLDAGDLNVPEIRFDDDGYPVDIAGRTDMALWPLQDGYQLVQLLGLQAGLTSVDTHAAFRASRTQLLDHGLATSDVHAPDGADEIISQLQEEAAVVLITNSPAENFDVWLTQLGLEYHFDLIINSAKKPTGMAAAVDHARTTLQHEGEAIPMEAVVSIGDIWGNDLAYVHEHGGHTILIDRFSTGLGTPDHRVQDAASALALLHHQKATSK; encoded by the coding sequence ATGGCGCAAGAGATGGTAATTGTTCACGAGGCACAGCGTTGGGACGGGTTCCAACTCGTCGTCTTCGATTTTGACGGCACGCTGTGCCTGGGTGATGACCCGGTGCTCACCTACGCGCAACGTGTGGATGAGGCGCTCGCAGAACGCAGCGTCTCCGACAATGGAACAAAAGGTCACCCTACGTCGCGCCGTGTCAGCGTCCGAGAGGCTGTGCAGCGAGGGTTAGATGCAGGGGACCTGAACGTCCCAGAAATCCGGTTTGATGATGATGGCTATCCAGTCGACATTGCCGGTCGCACCGATATGGCGCTGTGGCCGCTGCAGGATGGCTATCAACTGGTGCAACTCCTCGGCTTGCAAGCGGGACTGACGAGCGTAGATACCCATGCTGCGTTTCGAGCTTCCCGGACCCAGCTTTTGGACCACGGGCTGGCCACCAGTGATGTCCACGCCCCAGACGGGGCGGACGAGATTATCAGCCAGTTGCAGGAGGAGGCGGCGGTCGTCCTCATTACCAACAGTCCCGCCGAGAACTTTGACGTGTGGCTAACCCAGCTCGGATTGGAATACCACTTCGATCTGATCATCAACTCCGCCAAGAAACCCACCGGCATGGCGGCAGCCGTCGACCACGCACGAACCACCCTTCAGCACGAGGGCGAGGCCATTCCGATGGAAGCGGTGGTCTCCATCGGCGATATTTGGGGCAACGATCTAGCCTACGTGCACGAACACGGTGGCCACACGATCCTGATCGATCGGTTTTCAACGGGACTGGGCACCCCGGATCATCGAGTCCAGGACGCGGCTAGCGCGCTGGCGTTGCTACACCACCAGAAAGCCACGTCAAAGTGA
- a CDS encoding undecaprenyl-diphosphate phosphatase has protein sequence MTVAEAILLGAIQGLFMFIPVSSSSHLVLTQHWLAAGGSSVPSPDTPEMIFFNLVVHLGTMVSVVLVMRKPLVRLISGTVRELSLLRRRRTLRHLIHLKLIVLGLITTAVTGVLGLVIREFGTEVFATPWAVSLLLLVTGVILWWTDSVTDTWRGAAQMTLMVAIVIGLAQAAALFPGLSRSGLTIAAALALGMHRKIAAQYSFFVAIPTIVAATGVQSLSLREHEGGLTVGWDAYLWAFVVATVVGAGALWMVLKLLYRGYFRIFAIYVVVLAVVTLIVQPDFSEPPVVDEVPVHEEQTA, from the coding sequence GTGACAGTAGCAGAAGCGATACTACTGGGCGCCATCCAGGGATTGTTCATGTTCATCCCGGTGAGCTCCTCATCCCATCTGGTGCTGACCCAACACTGGCTGGCAGCCGGAGGATCGTCGGTTCCCTCGCCAGATACCCCCGAGATGATCTTCTTCAACCTCGTGGTGCATCTCGGCACGATGGTCTCCGTTGTGCTCGTGATGCGAAAACCGCTGGTCCGTCTCATTTCCGGCACCGTACGCGAACTTTCCCTGTTGCGCCGCCGACGCACGCTGCGCCACCTCATTCACCTGAAACTGATCGTGCTCGGGCTCATCACCACCGCTGTCACCGGCGTGTTGGGCCTGGTGATTCGCGAATTCGGCACCGAAGTGTTTGCGACCCCGTGGGCGGTTTCCCTCTTACTGCTGGTCACCGGGGTGATCCTCTGGTGGACCGACTCGGTGACCGACACGTGGCGTGGTGCCGCACAAATGACCCTGATGGTGGCCATCGTCATCGGACTCGCACAGGCGGCCGCGCTGTTTCCCGGGCTGAGCCGTTCCGGGCTGACCATTGCCGCAGCCCTTGCACTGGGTATGCACCGCAAGATCGCCGCACAATACAGTTTCTTCGTGGCAATCCCCACCATCGTGGCGGCTACCGGCGTGCAATCCCTGTCGCTCCGAGAGCATGAAGGTGGCTTGACGGTGGGATGGGATGCCTACCTGTGGGCTTTTGTCGTCGCGACCGTCGTGGGGGCCGGAGCGTTGTGGATGGTGCTGAAACTGCTCTACCGCGGCTATTTCCGCATCTTTGCTATCTACGTGGTGGTCCTTGCGGTGGTTACGCTGATCGTCCAACCCGATTTCAGTGAACCGCCGGTGGTTGACGAAGTGCCGGTGCACGAAGAACAAACCGCCTGA
- a CDS encoding response regulator: protein MYMSAEAISLILVAAGVLITLGGGFVAGLAWLLRRIDELMEKMDQRFDKVDERFAKVDQRFDKVDERFDKVDEQMNGVRAELNEVKVAVARLEGPPPRLIFPR from the coding sequence ATGTATATGTCAGCCGAGGCGATTTCTCTCATACTCGTGGCTGCCGGTGTGTTGATAACCCTTGGCGGTGGCTTCGTCGCCGGGCTGGCGTGGCTGCTCCGCCGCATAGATGAACTCATGGAGAAAATGGATCAACGCTTCGACAAGGTGGACGAGCGCTTCGCCAAGGTGGATCAACGTTTCGATAAGGTGGACGAGCGCTTCGACAAAGTGGATGAGCAGATGAACGGTGTCCGGGCTGAATTAAATGAAGTGAAGGTTGCTGTGGCACGTCTCGAAGGCCCTCCACCACGATTAATCTTTCCGCGGTGA
- a CDS encoding ExeM/NucH family extracellular endonuclease — MRTRFQLTVTCTVAAVSATALVGVPAAHANPVDEPIINEFVTDTAGVDMLEYVEVLVPENYDTSDLHVVGIEGDQNSNQGTAVHSYPLGDQSVDEDGRLLLTTPTNGLQNAALTIALVDGAVSTGTALDEDLDGELEAPDGVEILDVVGINDGRSGAMAWGTELSASQFDEYTGILGGASRIPDASDNWVPNAFNGAGLDHDRAADAPRGEFEAWNTPGTANEVFTGEDDDNEPAPEPTEPEPSDPAPTDPAPAEPGEICEADFTLISEIQGEGQGTDMAGETVTVQGVVTGDFSNNSGSQNGFYIQQQAEQYDGNPATSEGIFIYEAGSTAPEPGTLVAVEGQAGEHYDMTQIRARDITECGEAPLPEPIDFTFPIDETDFAGMESMRVNVAEAVVLETYQFGRYGETVVGPERQFQPTAIHSPESAEAEALYASNMANRIKIDDRRSDQNPDPAMHLNGEEFTVDNYFRGGDTFRDITGVLDYRFDEWKIQQTEGAEHIPNLERPEVPEVGGDVSVAAFNVLNYFTTMGSRGANNAEEFERQEAKIVSAIIEMDADVLGLMEIENNDDVAVNTLVNALNDRAGEERYSALETGMLGTDEITTAIIFQHDNVEPVGDFQVLDETVDERFDTARHRPALAQTFAPVADAEGTGEELGEFTVVTNHLKSKGSECGSEGDNTHLVGSCDAERTAAAAAMVDWIDAKDMPNPVITGDLNAYDQEAPITTLEEGGYVDLREHFDGEEAYSYVFDGQLGYLDYIMAGEELMPFITGAASWHANSDEVPIFDYTTRFKQPAQQDIYEPGPYRASDHDPVIFGLSLTASDDEEPTDPEEPTEPEEPTEPEEPTDPEDPEVTEPELTIESERIAVQDFVANGNSGTDRGVLLRVDGLEVGQEVTFEISRQGRNGSAEHTVIASGGGIAELLVTRDNSISNGPPMGTYGVEVSYGADEVLDGSFEVVPNLKNSGNGSNGKGKSNSPNR, encoded by the coding sequence ATGCGTACGCGATTTCAATTGACGGTCACGTGCACCGTCGCGGCAGTCAGCGCAACCGCGCTGGTGGGCGTCCCCGCTGCCCACGCCAACCCCGTCGATGAACCCATCATCAACGAGTTCGTGACGGACACCGCCGGCGTCGACATGCTCGAATACGTCGAAGTCTTGGTCCCCGAGAACTATGACACCTCCGACCTGCATGTCGTCGGTATCGAAGGCGACCAAAACAGCAACCAGGGCACCGCGGTCCATTCGTATCCGCTGGGCGACCAGAGCGTCGATGAGGATGGCCGCCTACTGCTGACCACCCCTACCAACGGCCTGCAAAACGCCGCACTGACCATCGCGCTGGTTGACGGTGCCGTCTCGACCGGCACAGCACTCGACGAAGATCTCGACGGCGAACTCGAAGCGCCCGATGGCGTAGAGATCTTGGATGTTGTCGGCATCAACGACGGACGTTCCGGTGCAATGGCCTGGGGTACGGAACTGTCCGCCAGCCAATTCGACGAGTACACCGGTATCCTCGGTGGGGCCAGCCGCATCCCGGATGCCTCAGATAACTGGGTGCCCAACGCGTTCAACGGCGCCGGCTTAGATCACGACCGTGCCGCCGATGCACCACGTGGCGAGTTTGAAGCCTGGAACACCCCGGGTACCGCCAACGAGGTGTTCACTGGCGAAGACGACGACAACGAACCGGCACCAGAGCCGACCGAACCAGAACCATCGGATCCTGCCCCCACCGATCCTGCTCCAGCCGAGCCGGGCGAGATTTGCGAGGCTGACTTCACGCTCATCTCCGAAATTCAGGGCGAAGGCCAGGGCACCGATATGGCCGGCGAGACGGTCACCGTCCAGGGTGTCGTCACCGGGGACTTCTCGAATAACTCCGGTTCGCAAAACGGCTTCTACATCCAGCAGCAAGCAGAACAATACGACGGCAACCCCGCCACCTCCGAAGGCATCTTCATTTACGAAGCTGGCAGCACCGCGCCCGAACCCGGCACGCTCGTGGCCGTTGAAGGCCAGGCCGGTGAGCACTACGACATGACGCAGATCCGCGCCCGCGACATCACCGAATGTGGTGAAGCACCGCTGCCAGAACCAATTGATTTCACCTTCCCCATCGATGAAACTGACTTCGCTGGCATGGAATCCATGCGTGTGAACGTCGCCGAAGCCGTCGTTTTGGAGACGTACCAGTTCGGCCGCTACGGCGAGACCGTTGTTGGGCCGGAACGCCAGTTCCAGCCAACCGCGATCCACTCCCCTGAGTCGGCAGAAGCTGAAGCGCTCTATGCATCGAACATGGCCAACCGGATCAAGATTGATGATCGTCGCTCAGATCAGAACCCCGATCCAGCCATGCACCTCAATGGTGAAGAATTCACCGTTGACAATTACTTCCGCGGCGGCGACACCTTCCGCGATATCACCGGCGTGCTCGACTACCGCTTCGATGAGTGGAAGATCCAGCAGACCGAAGGCGCCGAACACATCCCGAACCTCGAACGCCCTGAGGTACCCGAGGTTGGTGGCGATGTTTCGGTGGCAGCGTTCAACGTGCTGAATTACTTCACCACCATGGGCTCACGCGGCGCCAACAACGCCGAAGAGTTCGAACGTCAGGAAGCCAAGATCGTCTCAGCCATCATTGAGATGGACGCCGACGTGCTGGGCCTGATGGAAATTGAAAACAACGACGATGTCGCTGTGAACACCCTGGTTAATGCGCTCAACGACCGCGCCGGTGAAGAGCGGTACTCCGCACTCGAAACCGGCATGCTGGGCACCGATGAGATCACCACCGCGATCATCTTCCAGCACGACAACGTCGAACCAGTCGGTGACTTCCAAGTACTCGACGAAACCGTTGATGAACGCTTCGACACCGCTCGCCACCGTCCCGCCCTGGCACAGACCTTCGCTCCCGTTGCAGACGCTGAGGGCACCGGCGAAGAGCTCGGTGAGTTCACCGTAGTCACCAACCACCTGAAGTCCAAGGGTTCCGAGTGCGGCAGCGAAGGCGACAACACTCACCTGGTCGGCTCGTGCGATGCTGAGCGTACCGCCGCAGCTGCAGCTATGGTCGATTGGATAGACGCCAAAGACATGCCGAATCCGGTGATCACCGGTGATCTGAACGCCTATGACCAAGAAGCGCCGATCACCACGCTCGAAGAAGGCGGCTACGTCGACCTGCGCGAGCACTTTGATGGCGAAGAAGCCTACTCCTACGTCTTCGACGGACAGTTGGGCTACCTCGACTACATTATGGCCGGCGAAGAACTCATGCCGTTCATTACCGGTGCAGCATCCTGGCACGCGAACTCGGACGAGGTGCCAATCTTCGATTACACCACCCGGTTCAAGCAACCTGCACAGCAGGACATTTACGAGCCAGGCCCGTACCGCGCTTCGGACCACGACCCGGTGATCTTCGGCCTGTCATTGACCGCCAGTGATGACGAGGAACCGACGGATCCAGAGGAACCTACCGAACCCGAAGAACCAACGGAACCTGAAGAGCCAACTGATCCAGAAGATCCTGAGGTAACCGAGCCTGAACTGACCATCGAGTCCGAGCGCATTGCCGTCCAAGACTTCGTCGCCAACGGCAACAGTGGTACAGATCGTGGCGTATTGCTGCGCGTAGACGGTCTGGAAGTCGGTCAGGAAGTGACTTTCGAGATTTCTCGTCAGGGTCGTAATGGCTCAGCTGAACACACCGTGATCGCTAGCGGTGGTGGCATAGCAGAATTGCTCGTGACTCGTGACAATTCCATCTCGAATGGTCCTCCGATGGGCACCTACGGAGTTGAGGTCTCCTACGGTGCTGACGAAGTCCTCGACGGGTCATTTGAAGTTGTCCCAAACCTGAAAAACTCAGGCAACGGTTCGAATGGGAAGGGCAAATCGAATAGCCCAAATCGGTAA
- a CDS encoding ribbon-helix-helix domain-containing protein gives MATMNVSLPDELKEFVEAQVDKHGYVSNSEFLRELIRREQDRTQLRELVVQGMESGIGSDMDENYFERLRARIRHSGAA, from the coding sequence ATGGCAACTATGAATGTATCGCTGCCAGACGAACTCAAAGAGTTCGTCGAGGCACAAGTCGACAAGCACGGTTACGTCTCAAATAGTGAATTCTTGCGGGAACTGATCCGGCGCGAGCAGGACCGCACTCAGCTGCGCGAATTGGTAGTTCAGGGCATGGAATCCGGGATTGGTTCCGACATGGACGAAAACTATTTTGAGCGGCTGCGTGCCCGGATTCGTCACTCTGGGGCAGCGTGA